The Schistocerca gregaria isolate iqSchGreg1 chromosome X, iqSchGreg1.2, whole genome shotgun sequence nucleotide sequence CCGCCTGGGTGGGTGCTGGTCTAAATACTGGCGAGGTGCCGCAAGTGCAGTCGGCAACTGGCCCAGAGAGTTCGCTAGGACTGCACTGGCCTGGCACCGCCTGGGTGGGTGCTGGTCTAAATACCGGCGAGGTGCCGCAAGTGCAGTCGGCAACTGTCCCAGAGAGTTTGCTAGGACTGCACTGGCCTGGCACCGCCTGGGTGGGTGCTGGTCTAAATACTGGCGAGGTGTCGCAAGTGCAGTCGGCAACTGTCCCAGAGAGTTAGCTAATACTGAACTAGCCTGGCACCGCCTGGGTAGGTGTTGGTCTAAATACCGGCGAGGTGTCGCTAGTGCAGTCGGCAACTGTCCCAGAGAGTTCGCTAGGACTGCACTGGCCTGGCACCGCCTGGGTGGGTGCTGGTCTAAATACTGGCGAGGTGCCGCAAGTGCAGTCGGCAACTGTCCCAGAGAGTTCGCTAGGACTGCACTGGCCTGGCACCGCCTGGGTGGGTGCTGGTCTAAATACTGGCGAGGTGCCGCAAGTGCAGTCAGCAACTGTCCCAGAGAGTTCGCTAGGACTGCACTGGCCTGGCACCGCCTGGGTGGGTGCTGGTCTAAATACTGGCGAGGTGCCGCAAGTGCAGTCGGCAACTGGCCCAGAGAGTTCGCTAGGACTGCACTGGCCTGGCACTGCCTGGGTGGGTGCTGGTCTAAATACTGGCGAGGTGCCGCAAGTGCAGTCAGCAACTGTCCCAGAGAGTTCGCTAGGACTGCACTGGCCTGGCACCGCCTGGGTGGGTGCTGGTCTAAATACTGGCGAGGTGCCGCAAGTGCAGTCGGCAACTGTCCCAGAGAGTTCGCTAGGACTGCACTGGCCTGGCACCGCCTGGGTGGGTGCTGGTCTAAATACCGGCGAGGTGTCGCTAGTGCAGTCAGCAACTGTCCCAGAGAGTTAGCTAATACTGAACTAGCCTGGCACCGCCTGGGTAGGTGTTGGTCTAAATACCGGCGAGGTGTCGCTAGTGCAGTCGGCAACTGTCCCAGAGAGTTCGCTAGGACTGCACTGGCCTGGCACCGCCTGGGTGGGTGCTGGTCTAAATACTGGCGAGGTGCCGCAAGTGCAGTCGGCAACTGTCCCAGAGAGTTCGCTAGGACTGCACTGGCCTGGCACTGCCTGGGTGGGTGCTGGTCTAAATACTGGCGAGGTGCCGCAAGTGCAGTCGGCAACTGGCCCAGAGAGTTCGCTAGGACTGCACTGGCCTGGCACCGCCTGGGTGGGTGCTGGTCTAAATACCGGCGAGGTGCCGCAAGTGCAGTCAGCAACTGTCCCAGAGAGTTTGCTAGGACTGCACTGGCCTGGCACCGCCTGGGTGGGTGCTGGTCTAAATACTGGCGAGGTGCCGCAAGTGCAGTCGGCAACTGTCCCAGAGAGTTCGCTAGGACTGCACTGGCCTGGCACCGCCTGGGTGGGTGCTGGTCTAAATACTGGCGAGGTGCCGCAAGTGCAGTCGGCAACTGGCCCAGAGAGTTCGCTAGGACTGCACTGGCCTGGCACCGCCTGGGTGGGTGCTGGTCTAAATACCGGCGAGGTGCCGCAAGTGCAGTCGGCAACTGTCCCAGAGAGTTTGCTAGGACTGCACTGGCCTGGCACCGCCTGGGTGGGTGCTGGTCTAAATACTGGCGAGGTGTCGCAAGTGCAGTCGGCAACTGTCCCAGAGAGTTAGCTAATACTGAACTAGCCTGGCACCGCCTGGGTAGGTGTTGGTCTAAATACCGGCGAGGTGTCGCTAGTGCAGTCGGCAACTGTCCCAGAGAGTTCGCTAGGACTGCACTGGCCTGGCACCGCCTGGGTGGGTGCTGGTCTAAATACTGGCGAGGTGCCGCAAGTGCAGTCGGCAACTGGCCCAGAGAGTTCGCTAGGACTGCACTGGCCTGGCACTGCCTGGGTGGGTGCTGGTCTAAATACTGGCGAGGTGTCGCAAGTGCAGTCGCCAACTGTCCCAGAGAGATCGCTAGGACTGAATGGCCTGGCACTACCTGTGTGCTGGCCTA carries:
- the LOC126297966 gene encoding uncharacterized protein LOC126297966, with the protein product MQFFGMEEDAENNLPPVPKSSLGLNWPGTAWVGAGLHTGEVSLVQSATVPESSLGLNWPGTAWVGAGLNTGEVPQVQSATGPESSLGLHWPGTAWVGAGLNTGEVPQVQSATVPESSLGLHWPGTAWVGAGLNTGEVPQVQSATVPESSLGLHWPGTAWPGTAWVGVGLNTGEVSLVQSATVPESSLGLHWPGTAWVGAGLNTGEVPQVQSATGPESSLGLHWPGTAWVGAGLNTGEVPQVQSATVPESSLGLHWPGTAWVGAGLNTGEVPQVQSATVPESSLGLHWPGTAWPGTAWVGVGLNTGEVSLVQSATVPESSLGLHWPGTAWVGAGLNTGEVPQVQSATVPESSLGLHWPGTAWVGAGLNTGEVPQVQSATGPESSLGLHWPGTAWVGAGLNTGEVPQVQSATVPESLLGLHWPGTAWVGAGLNTGEVPQVQSATVPESSLGLHWPGTAWVGAGLNTGEVPQVQSATGPESSLGLHWPGTAWVGAGLNTGEVPQVQSATVPESLLGLHWPGTAWPGTAWVGVGLNTGEVSLVQSATVPESSLGLHWPGTAWVGAGLNTGEVPQVQSATVPESSLGLHWPGTAWVGAGLNTGEVPQVQSATVPESSLGLHWPGTAWVGAGLNTGEVPQVQSATGPESSLGLHWPGTAWVGAGLNTGEVPQVQSATVPESSLGLHWPGTAWVGAGLNTGEVPQVQSATVPESSLGLHWPGTAWPGTAWVGVGLNTGEVSLVQSATVPESSLGLHWPGTAWVGAGLNTGEVPQVQSATVPESSLGLHWPGTAWVGAGLNTGEVPQVQSATGPESSLGLHWPGTAWVGAGLNTGEVPQVQSATVPESLLGLHWPGTAWVGAGLNTGEVPQVQSATVPESSLGLHWPGTAWVGAGLNTGEVPQVQSATGPESSLGLHWPGTAWVGAGLNTGEVPQVQSATVPESLLGLHWPGTAWVGAGLNTGEVSQVQSATVPES